One window of the Shewanella cyperi genome contains the following:
- a CDS encoding prohibitin family protein, producing the protein MFKSDISTPASNHLGKIIPVVLLLLLFITFLGSWYTVDQGERGVLLRNGRVIGTAEPGLGFKIPLIDTVVKISTQTHTTSYGTLQAYSRDQQPATLKASVTYSVPPDRVEEVYANFKSIDAMVARLLDRQVPTQVENIFGKYTAISVVQERIKFGIDVTDAIVHAVKGPIEITSVQIENIDFSNAYEKSVEDRMRAEVEVQTQLQNLEKERVSAQIAVTQAQAQADSQLARAKAEAESIRIKGEAEASAIKSRAEALAQNSNLVELTKAEKWDGKLPTTVLPNGALPFIDAKKGN; encoded by the coding sequence ATGTTTAAAAGCGATATCTCCACCCCGGCCTCCAATCACCTCGGCAAGATCATTCCCGTGGTCCTGCTGCTTCTGCTGTTCATCACCTTTTTGGGCAGTTGGTACACTGTCGATCAGGGCGAACGTGGCGTGCTGCTGCGTAACGGCAGGGTCATAGGCACGGCCGAACCTGGTCTTGGCTTCAAGATCCCCCTGATTGATACTGTGGTGAAGATTTCCACCCAAACCCACACCACCAGCTATGGCACGCTGCAGGCCTACAGCCGTGATCAGCAGCCGGCAACTCTGAAAGCCTCGGTCACCTACAGCGTGCCACCGGACAGGGTTGAAGAAGTGTATGCCAATTTCAAAAGCATTGATGCCATGGTGGCACGTCTGCTCGACAGGCAGGTCCCCACCCAGGTGGAGAACATCTTTGGTAAATACACGGCGATTTCCGTAGTGCAGGAAAGGATCAAGTTCGGCATAGACGTCACCGACGCCATAGTGCATGCGGTTAAGGGCCCGATTGAGATCACCTCGGTACAGATAGAAAACATCGACTTCAGCAACGCCTACGAGAAATCCGTCGAGGACAGGATGCGCGCCGAGGTTGAAGTGCAAACCCAGTTGCAGAATCTGGAAAAAGAAAGGGTCAGTGCCCAAATTGCGGTAACCCAGGCCCAGGCTCAGGCAGACTCACAACTGGCCCGTGCCAAGGCCGAAGCCGAGAGCATCCGCATCAAGGGTGAAGCCGAAGCCTCAGCCATCAAGAGCCGCGCCGAGGCCCTGGCCCAGAACTCCAACCTGGTGGAACTGACCAAGGCCGAAAAATGGGATGGCAAGCTGCCAACCACTGTGCTGCCAAACGGTGCCCTGCCCTTTATCGACGCCAAGAAAGGCAACTAA
- a CDS encoding LysR family transcriptional regulator, producing MDLNRVQIFAQVVEQGSFTAAANALGVTKATVSRKVAELEADAGVQLLYRTTRALKLTEAGSEYYSHIHRILSDLQQAEDLLSASQLDVRGSLKIACPIELGQLVLGKILARFLAKYPEINIEVELTNRKVDPLEEGVDILFQIAEPKDNRLHTLALLNTHKVLLASPAYLAKYGTPSTPDDLNRHKAIRLHSPHIDIEWSLFDGKRWVTPEPLAQLTVNNVTLAREAAIEGLGIATVPTMIAQEALEQGLLVPLLEDFPMRQTNVTLSYPKRAYLPRKYRVFIEFIYQYLFTNNGAEVLQVPDFIQRPDDTAR from the coding sequence ATGGATCTCAACCGGGTACAAATATTCGCCCAAGTGGTCGAACAGGGCAGCTTCACGGCCGCGGCCAACGCCCTGGGGGTCACCAAGGCCACCGTCAGTCGCAAAGTCGCTGAATTGGAAGCGGATGCCGGGGTACAACTTTTGTATCGCACCACCAGGGCACTTAAGCTGACCGAAGCGGGCAGCGAGTATTACAGCCACATCCACAGAATATTGTCGGATCTGCAGCAGGCCGAAGATCTGCTCAGTGCCAGCCAGCTGGACGTGCGTGGCAGCCTGAAAATTGCCTGCCCCATTGAACTGGGGCAACTGGTGCTGGGAAAGATACTGGCCCGCTTTCTGGCCAAATACCCGGAAATCAATATTGAAGTGGAGCTGACCAACCGCAAGGTGGATCCGCTGGAGGAAGGGGTTGATATCCTGTTCCAGATAGCCGAGCCCAAGGACAACCGGCTGCACACCCTGGCATTGCTCAACACCCATAAGGTGTTATTGGCGAGCCCCGCCTACCTGGCCAAATATGGTACGCCGAGCACACCGGACGATTTGAACCGGCACAAGGCCATACGGCTGCACTCACCCCACATAGACATTGAATGGAGCCTGTTCGACGGTAAACGCTGGGTCACCCCGGAGCCCCTTGCCCAGCTGACGGTCAACAATGTCACCCTGGCACGGGAAGCCGCCATCGAGGGTCTGGGCATTGCCACAGTTCCTACTATGATTGCCCAGGAAGCCCTGGAGCAGGGATTGCTGGTACCTCTGCTGGAAGATTTTCCGATGCGCCAGACCAACGTGACCCTGAGTTACCCCAAACGGGCCTATCTGCCACGCAAGTACCGGGTATTTATCGAATTTATTTACCAGTACCTGTTTACCAACAACGGCGCCGAGGTATTGCAGGTACCCGACTTCATCCAGCGGCCCGACGACACGGCCCGCTAA
- a CDS encoding cytochrome-c peroxidase: MEMRKLAICMAAATLLGACGSDKDNTPPEPSEEQLLTQTLRQTVSELGFRGDPSEGRSLPAMENNPKAELGMQLFFTKALSGEMDTACVTCHHPLLGGGDDLSLPVGVEAVDPDLLGPGREHSSAGTAFDGGPTVPRNAPTTFNIALWDRSIFHDSRIESLEATPRANGEGTSIVTPDSSDRLSADTNAVNLVQAQTRFPVTSNEEMKGHHKGDLNNAAIRAYLIARLRGDNADLTENQWLEAFRLGLGQPEGTAEALITEENLFGAIAEYERSQVFVDTPWRDFVKGDDAAITFDAKQGAQLFFASQEQGGADCASCHRGDFFTDERHHNIALPQLGRGKGDGADGSNDFGRFRVSKEERDRFAFRTPTLLNVTETAPYGHSGAFDSLRDMVKHHLNAAESVANYQQANAIAQQGVQGDKMMVNTQAALDKLLADRTMGAPVLQDVALTEAQVDQLLAFLATLTDRCVLDTACLAKWIPSDTTADPDSMQLHAKFE; encoded by the coding sequence ATGGAAATGCGTAAATTGGCTATCTGTATGGCCGCGGCAACCCTGTTGGGGGCGTGCGGCAGTGACAAGGACAATACTCCGCCGGAGCCGAGTGAAGAACAACTGCTGACCCAAACCCTGCGCCAGACTGTGAGTGAATTGGGGTTCAGGGGCGACCCCTCCGAAGGGCGCAGCTTACCCGCCATGGAGAATAATCCCAAGGCCGAGCTCGGCATGCAGCTGTTTTTCACCAAGGCCCTCAGCGGTGAGATGGATACTGCCTGTGTGACTTGCCACCACCCCTTGCTCGGTGGTGGTGATGATCTCAGTTTGCCTGTCGGGGTCGAAGCCGTTGATCCCGATTTATTGGGACCTGGGCGGGAGCACAGCTCGGCAGGGACCGCTTTTGATGGTGGCCCAACAGTGCCGCGCAATGCCCCCACCACCTTTAACATTGCCCTGTGGGATCGCAGCATTTTTCACGACAGCCGCATCGAAAGTCTGGAGGCGACGCCGCGCGCCAACGGGGAAGGCACCAGCATAGTGACGCCGGATTCCAGCGACCGATTGAGCGCGGATACCAACGCCGTCAATCTGGTACAGGCCCAGACACGTTTCCCTGTTACCTCAAACGAAGAAATGAAGGGACACCATAAGGGCGATCTCAACAATGCCGCTATTCGTGCCTACCTGATTGCCCGCCTCAGGGGGGACAATGCAGATTTAACCGAAAACCAATGGCTTGAGGCTTTCCGTTTGGGATTGGGTCAGCCGGAGGGGACAGCCGAAGCCCTTATCACCGAAGAAAACCTCTTCGGTGCCATTGCCGAATATGAACGCAGCCAGGTGTTTGTCGATACGCCCTGGCGGGATTTCGTCAAGGGCGATGACGCTGCCATCACTTTTGATGCCAAGCAGGGGGCGCAGCTGTTCTTCGCTTCGCAGGAGCAGGGCGGTGCCGACTGCGCTTCCTGTCATAGGGGCGACTTCTTTACCGACGAGCGCCATCACAATATTGCCCTGCCTCAGTTGGGCCGTGGCAAGGGCGATGGCGCGGATGGCAGCAATGACTTTGGTCGGTTCCGGGTTAGCAAGGAAGAGCGCGATCGCTTTGCCTTCCGTACCCCAACCCTGCTGAACGTCACCGAAACTGCACCCTACGGTCACAGTGGTGCCTTCGACAGCCTGAGGGATATGGTCAAACATCACCTGAACGCGGCCGAGTCGGTGGCCAACTATCAGCAGGCGAATGCCATAGCCCAGCAAGGCGTGCAGGGGGACAAGATGATGGTCAATACCCAGGCGGCCCTGGACAAGCTGCTGGCCGATCGCACCATGGGGGCGCCGGTATTGCAGGATGTGGCGCTGACGGAGGCGCAAGTGGACCAACTGCTGGCCTTCCTCGCGACCCTGACCGACAGGTGCGTGCTGGACACTGCCTGTTTGGCCAAGTGGATCCCGTCCGATACCACAGCCGATCCGGACAGTATGCAATTGCATGCCAAATTCGAGTAA
- a CDS encoding DUF4382 domain-containing protein: MKYTHTLIALSIAGLLSACGGGSDSKGPDMGQFSLGVSDNPADAQNVVIAFKQVVLKNSSTGETFSFDVSNSGAAKQVDLLEFQGSSAESLVTGVQVPFGTYQMCIYMQNNETFDANGSYVKDGDGADLGLVTNSNGSCGGTGADEAGTGRLFFNKSFTIAAGANNYVAEFDLGRGIVGPHGNKDYWTLKPTSVQLVNTAEVGAINGQLSDDIMTACETAAGGSEFSHAIYLYPDATALENMSDVRLAATAPQVLPVASARVNEILNEQQQVTGHSYEFGFVVAGSYSLGYTCVAQNDDPEADDAPTDVEMPFFIHADEQGVTVTQGTTTTRNLPMDFVPAT, encoded by the coding sequence ATGAAATACACTCACACATTAATTGCCCTGTCGATTGCCGGTTTACTGAGCGCCTGTGGCGGCGGCAGCGACAGCAAGGGCCCGGACATGGGCCAATTCAGCCTGGGCGTATCTGACAACCCAGCCGATGCCCAGAACGTGGTCATCGCCTTCAAACAAGTGGTGCTCAAAAACAGCAGCACCGGGGAAACCTTCTCTTTCGACGTGTCCAACAGCGGCGCCGCCAAACAGGTGGACCTGCTTGAATTCCAGGGCAGCTCGGCAGAATCCCTGGTGACCGGGGTACAAGTTCCCTTTGGCACCTACCAAATGTGCATCTATATGCAGAACAACGAAACCTTTGACGCCAACGGTTCCTATGTCAAAGACGGTGACGGCGCCGATCTGGGTCTGGTGACCAACAGCAATGGCAGCTGTGGTGGCACGGGCGCCGATGAAGCCGGTACCGGCCGACTGTTCTTCAATAAATCATTCACCATTGCCGCCGGCGCCAACAACTATGTGGCCGAATTCGATCTCGGTCGCGGTATTGTCGGCCCACACGGCAACAAGGATTACTGGACCCTCAAGCCCACCTCGGTGCAACTGGTTAACACCGCCGAAGTCGGCGCCATCAATGGTCAGCTGAGTGACGACATTATGACTGCCTGTGAAACCGCCGCCGGTGGTTCCGAATTCAGTCATGCCATATACCTGTATCCCGACGCGACTGCGCTGGAAAACATGAGCGACGTCCGTCTTGCGGCCACAGCGCCCCAGGTATTGCCAGTGGCTTCCGCCCGGGTCAACGAGATCCTCAACGAGCAACAGCAGGTCACGGGCCACAGCTATGAGTTTGGTTTTGTGGTCGCCGGCAGCTACAGCCTGGGTTACACCTGTGTGGCTCAAAATGACGATCCCGAAGCCGACGATGCCCCGACAGATGTGGAAATGCCTTTCTTCATCCATGCCGATGAGCAGGGTGTCACCGTGACTCAGGGCACCACCACCACCCGCAATCTGCCGATGGATTTCGTACCCGCTACCTAA
- a CDS encoding radical SAM protein, with translation MLDYIGPVFRPPSEWKSLILQVTNGCSWNQCAFCDMYTQPQKRFRAFKADKIEADLQQVAASGRPVSRVFLADGDAMTLPFARLEAICELIHHYLPGVQRISSYCLPRNLSNKTPEQLQRLRELGLSLLYVGCESGDDEVLRRIGKGETYASSLAALEKMHSAGIKSSVMILTGLGGEALSRQHALASAALMNAAQPHYLSTLVVSLPLGKQRLDACYEGDFRLPSTRGLLDELALMLEQLELRQTIFRSDHASNYLALKGILGRDKARLLDELRQARDGLLPLRQEWQRGL, from the coding sequence ATGCTTGATTACATAGGGCCTGTGTTCAGGCCACCGTCGGAGTGGAAGTCACTTATCCTGCAGGTGACCAATGGCTGCAGCTGGAATCAGTGTGCCTTCTGCGACATGTACACCCAGCCCCAGAAGCGTTTTCGCGCCTTCAAGGCCGACAAGATTGAGGCCGACCTGCAGCAAGTGGCGGCCAGCGGCCGGCCTGTCAGCCGGGTATTCCTGGCCGATGGCGATGCCATGACCTTGCCCTTTGCCCGCCTGGAAGCCATCTGCGAGCTTATTCACCATTACTTGCCCGGCGTACAGCGCATCAGCAGCTATTGCCTGCCGCGCAATCTGAGTAACAAAACTCCGGAGCAATTGCAGCGTTTACGTGAGCTGGGGCTGTCATTGCTGTATGTGGGCTGTGAGAGCGGTGACGATGAGGTGCTCAGGCGCATCGGCAAGGGGGAGACCTATGCATCCTCGCTGGCGGCCCTTGAGAAAATGCACAGTGCCGGGATCAAGTCTTCGGTGATGATCCTCACTGGGCTCGGAGGAGAGGCGCTGTCGCGTCAGCATGCCCTGGCATCGGCAGCGCTGATGAATGCCGCCCAGCCCCATTACCTGAGCACCCTGGTGGTGAGCCTGCCCCTTGGCAAGCAACGCCTGGATGCCTGCTATGAGGGGGATTTTCGCCTGCCGTCAACCCGGGGACTGCTGGATGAGCTGGCGCTGATGCTGGAGCAGTTGGAGTTGCGACAGACCATATTCCGCTCGGATCATGCTTCCAATTACCTGGCGCTCAAGGGCATCTTGGGGCGGGACAAGGCGCGCCTGCTTGACGAACTGCGTCAGGCCCGCGATGGCCTGTTGCCACTGCGACAGGAGTGGCAACGGGGCCTGTGA
- a CDS encoding type III PLP-dependent enzyme — protein sequence MSQFQSIDVADYYDKETFARIEEFAKDKATPFVVIDTAIIAKQYDDMVTNFPYASVYYAVKANPAKEILTLLKDRGSNFDIASIYELDMVMAVGVTADRVSFGNTIKKRKDVKAFYDRGVRMFASDSEADLRMIAEEAPGSRIYVRILTEGTDTADWPLSRKFGCQNEMAYELLVLAKELGLVPYGISFHVGSQQRDIGAWDSAIGKVKHIFDRLRDEHGIVLEMINMGGGFPANYIDKTNELATYAEQITHFLKEDFGDDLPQIILEPGRSLISNAGVLVSEVVLISRKSYTALERWVFTDVGKFSGLIETMDEAIKFPIYTERQGELEKCVIAGPTCDSADIMYEQYAYGLPNDLAIGDRLYWLTAGAYTTTYSAVCFNGFPPLKDYYL from the coding sequence ATGAGCCAATTTCAATCTATTGATGTTGCTGATTACTATGACAAAGAAACCTTCGCCCGCATCGAAGAATTTGCCAAGGACAAAGCAACGCCTTTTGTAGTGATAGATACTGCCATCATTGCGAAACAATACGATGACATGGTCACCAACTTTCCGTATGCCAGTGTTTATTATGCAGTTAAAGCCAACCCGGCCAAGGAGATCCTGACCCTGCTCAAGGACAGGGGCTCCAATTTCGACATCGCCTCCATCTATGAGCTGGATATGGTGATGGCCGTGGGCGTGACCGCCGATCGCGTCAGCTTTGGCAACACCATTAAGAAGCGCAAGGACGTCAAGGCCTTCTACGATCGTGGCGTGCGTATGTTTGCCTCTGACTCCGAAGCCGATCTGCGCATGATTGCCGAAGAAGCCCCGGGCTCTCGCATCTACGTCCGAATCCTGACCGAAGGCACAGACACAGCCGATTGGCCACTGTCGCGCAAGTTCGGTTGTCAGAACGAGATGGCTTACGAGCTGTTGGTGCTGGCCAAGGAGCTGGGACTGGTGCCCTATGGCATCTCTTTCCATGTGGGTTCACAACAGCGTGATATTGGTGCCTGGGATTCCGCCATTGGTAAGGTAAAGCACATTTTCGATCGTCTGCGCGATGAGCACGGTATAGTGCTGGAGATGATCAATATGGGTGGTGGCTTCCCCGCCAACTATATCGACAAGACCAATGAACTGGCTACCTATGCCGAGCAGATCACCCACTTCCTCAAGGAAGACTTTGGTGACGACCTGCCACAGATCATCCTTGAGCCAGGCCGTTCACTGATCTCCAACGCCGGGGTACTGGTATCCGAAGTGGTGTTGATCAGCCGCAAGTCCTACACAGCGCTGGAGCGTTGGGTGTTTACCGATGTGGGTAAGTTCTCCGGTCTTATCGAAACCATGGATGAGGCCATCAAGTTCCCCATCTATACCGAGCGCCAGGGCGAGTTGGAAAAGTGTGTGATTGCCGGTCCAACCTGCGACAGTGCCGACATAATGTACGAGCAGTATGCCTATGGTTTGCCGAACGATCTGGCCATTGGCGACAGGCTTTACTGGTTGACCGCCGGTGCCTACACCACCACCTATTCGGCCGTGTGCTTCAACGGTTTCCCACCGCTGAAGGATTACTATCTGTAA
- a CDS encoding GNAT family N-acetyltransferase — MHWQSLRFDQLDTLTLYRLLKLRVDVFVVEQTCPYPELDDKDLHPDTLHLLALDDGGQPLAYARLLPPGLSYRDASIGRVAVAASARGAGLAGELMQRAISQTLANWPEYGITIGAQDYLRGFYSRLGFEAISEVYLEDGIPHLDMHYQQGRSL; from the coding sequence ATCCATTGGCAATCGCTGCGCTTTGACCAGCTTGACACCCTGACGCTGTACCGTCTGCTCAAGCTGCGGGTTGATGTGTTCGTGGTGGAGCAGACCTGTCCCTATCCCGAGCTGGATGACAAGGATCTGCACCCTGACACCCTGCATCTGCTGGCCTTGGACGACGGGGGGCAACCCTTGGCCTATGCCAGGTTGCTGCCGCCGGGACTGAGTTATCGGGATGCCAGCATAGGCAGGGTGGCCGTGGCCGCCAGCGCCCGGGGGGCCGGTTTGGCCGGGGAGCTGATGCAGCGTGCCATAAGCCAAACTCTGGCCAACTGGCCCGAATACGGCATTACCATAGGAGCCCAGGATTATCTCAGGGGCTTCTATTCTCGCCTGGGATTTGAAGCCATTTCCGAGGTTTATCTTGAGGATGGGATCCCCCATCTGGACATGCACTATCAACAGGGACGTTCGCTATGA
- a CDS encoding mechanosensitive ion channel family protein translates to MNETGLEQELAQLQNVYTLLTEFLVNYSFQLVGALLIFLLGLWLAGKVARMVEHQFEKHHIDPTLSHFSTNVIRLLIVVMVAIVALGKLGISVTPMIAAIGAVSLGAGLAVQGMLSNYAAGLTIIVTRPFTVGNTITVRGVTGVVKDVRLGLTLLSNEEGEQISIPNKHIVGEILYNSFGNRLVESHFNLAFDANPEHAIEVITAVLKQQPAVAQDQAMQVGINGFSSAGIELGLRFWIPSASYYQDKYKINLAVWQALLSAGVSIPAPARNIHIVEDTRRQ, encoded by the coding sequence ATGAATGAAACAGGCCTGGAACAGGAATTGGCGCAACTGCAAAATGTCTACACCCTGCTGACCGAGTTTCTGGTCAATTACAGCTTTCAATTGGTGGGTGCCCTGCTCATCTTCTTGCTTGGCCTGTGGCTGGCGGGCAAGGTGGCCAGGATGGTGGAACACCAGTTTGAAAAGCACCATATAGACCCCACCCTGAGCCATTTCAGCACCAATGTGATCCGGCTGCTGATAGTGGTCATGGTAGCCATAGTAGCCCTGGGCAAATTGGGGATCAGTGTCACCCCCATGATTGCCGCCATAGGTGCTGTGTCCCTGGGGGCCGGCTTGGCGGTACAGGGCATGTTGTCCAACTATGCCGCCGGCTTGACCATAATAGTCACCCGCCCCTTCACAGTAGGTAACACCATCACGGTGCGGGGTGTGACCGGGGTGGTGAAGGATGTGCGTCTGGGACTGACCCTGCTCAGTAATGAGGAAGGAGAGCAAATCAGTATTCCCAACAAACATATAGTCGGCGAGATACTGTATAACTCCTTCGGCAACCGCCTGGTGGAATCCCACTTTAATCTGGCATTCGACGCCAATCCCGAGCATGCCATAGAGGTCATCACGGCAGTGCTGAAGCAGCAGCCGGCCGTGGCCCAGGACCAGGCAATGCAGGTTGGCATCAACGGTTTCAGCAGTGCCGGAATCGAGCTGGGACTGAGATTCTGGATCCCGAGCGCCAGCTATTATCAGGATAAGTACAAGATTAACTTAGCGGTTTGGCAGGCATTGCTATCTGCCGGTGTCAGCATACCCGCCCCGGCGCGCAACATTCACATAGTAGAAGACACCCGCCGGCAGTAA
- a CDS encoding DHA2 family efflux MFS transporter permease subunit: MSTITAEQAPQVEAGYERGGRRAWIAVAGGLIGAFMAILDIQITNASMKEIQGSLGATLEEGSWISTAYLVAEMIAIPLSGWLSTGLSVRRYLVWTTAAFIFASILCSLAWDLEAMIAFRALQGFFGGALIPLAFRLILECLPDDKRAAGMALFGVTATFAPSIGPTLGGWLTEHFSWHYLFYINVPPGLLVLYMLAYGLPKRPILWDKLKDADVPGIITMALGMGCLEVVLEEGNRKDWFGSDLIFNLSIIAAVNLVLFVWLQLRRTNPLVNLRLLAQRDFALSSLAYFLLGMALFGAIYLIPLYLSQIHNYTPLEIGEVIMWMGFPQLLVLPLVPKLMARFDGRYLAAWGFLLFAISYYLNSHMSLDFAGDQMVLSQVVRALGQPFILVPIGMIATMHLKPVDTPSASTLLNVIRNLGGAFGIALVATVADTRARMHLAHIRESLPAVSAQAQEYLNNQSQSLFAGGNNWVSADAMAQSLLGQTMSREAYIQAYNDVFFLMGALLLLAVIAVLMIRKAPAQAVAVEGMH; this comes from the coding sequence ATGAGCACTATCACGGCAGAACAGGCACCTCAGGTTGAGGCGGGTTATGAGCGCGGTGGCCGCCGGGCCTGGATAGCCGTGGCCGGTGGTCTTATTGGCGCCTTTATGGCGATCCTCGATATACAGATCACCAACGCGTCGATGAAGGAAATTCAGGGTAGCCTGGGGGCAACCCTGGAGGAGGGCTCCTGGATTTCCACCGCCTACCTGGTGGCAGAGATGATAGCTATTCCCCTGTCGGGCTGGCTCAGCACCGGTTTGTCGGTGCGCCGTTATCTGGTGTGGACCACGGCGGCCTTTATCTTCGCGTCGATACTTTGCTCCCTGGCCTGGGATCTGGAAGCCATGATTGCCTTCCGTGCCCTGCAGGGCTTTTTTGGTGGCGCGCTCATTCCGCTGGCCTTTCGGTTGATCCTCGAATGCCTGCCCGATGACAAACGTGCCGCGGGAATGGCGCTGTTCGGCGTCACGGCCACCTTTGCACCGTCCATTGGCCCGACTCTGGGGGGATGGCTGACCGAGCATTTCAGTTGGCATTACCTGTTTTACATCAACGTGCCGCCGGGATTGTTGGTGCTCTATATGCTGGCCTACGGGCTGCCGAAACGTCCGATCCTCTGGGACAAGCTCAAGGACGCCGATGTGCCGGGGATCATCACCATGGCGCTGGGCATGGGCTGTTTGGAAGTGGTGCTGGAGGAGGGCAACCGCAAGGATTGGTTTGGTTCGGATCTGATCTTCAATCTGAGCATCATAGCCGCGGTCAATCTGGTGTTATTTGTATGGCTGCAACTGAGGCGTACTAACCCTCTGGTGAATCTGAGGCTGCTGGCCCAGCGCGACTTTGCCCTGTCCTCGCTGGCTTATTTTCTGCTGGGTATGGCCCTGTTTGGCGCCATCTACCTTATCCCTTTATACCTGTCGCAGATCCACAACTATACCCCGCTGGAAATCGGTGAGGTGATCATGTGGATGGGCTTTCCGCAGCTGCTGGTGTTGCCACTGGTGCCCAAATTGATGGCCAGGTTTGATGGCCGCTATTTGGCTGCCTGGGGATTTTTGCTGTTTGCCATCAGCTATTACCTCAATTCCCACATGAGTCTCGACTTTGCCGGTGACCAAATGGTGTTGTCCCAGGTGGTGCGGGCCTTGGGCCAGCCTTTTATCCTGGTGCCCATAGGCATGATAGCCACCATGCACCTTAAGCCCGTCGATACCCCCAGCGCGTCGACGCTGCTGAACGTAATCCGCAACCTGGGGGGCGCCTTCGGCATAGCCCTGGTGGCCACTGTGGCCGATACCCGGGCCAGAATGCACCTGGCCCATATCCGCGAAAGTCTGCCGGCGGTCAGCGCCCAGGCCCAGGAATACCTCAATAACCAGAGCCAGAGCCTGTTTGCCGGTGGCAACAACTGGGTCAGTGCCGATGCCATGGCGCAAAGCCTGCTGGGACAAACCATGTCGCGGGAGGCCTATATTCAGGCTTACAACGATGTGTTCTTCCTGATGGGGGCCCTGTTGTTGCTGGCCGTTATTGCTGTGCTGATGATCCGCAAGGCGCCTGCCCAGGCCGTGGCAGTCGAGGGTATGCACTGA
- a CDS encoding putative quinol monooxygenase codes for MTEYSINRSQLVCVASFLAFPGKEVALIEALGSLIPDTRREPGCIRYELNQSRDEPRRITFVEKFVDVAAFEAHCAKDAIQDYFHKVMPELVESFHVETYHEIIV; via the coding sequence ATGACCGAATACAGCATCAACCGCAGCCAACTGGTTTGTGTCGCCAGCTTTCTGGCCTTTCCCGGCAAGGAAGTGGCCTTGATTGAGGCCTTGGGCAGCCTTATCCCAGATACCCGCCGTGAACCCGGTTGTATCCGCTATGAGCTGAATCAAAGCCGCGATGAACCCAGGCGCATTACCTTTGTGGAGAAGTTTGTCGATGTGGCGGCCTTTGAGGCCCACTGTGCCAAGGATGCCATTCAGGATTATTTCCACAAGGTGATGCCCGAGCTGGTGGAGTCCTTCCATGTGGAAACCTATCACGAGATTATCGTCTGA
- a CDS encoding HlyD family secretion protein yields the protein MPKSKALIILPLVLALAAAGGYGWSQLRFTETTDNAYVEADISHVSAKVAGYLVASSITDNQHVQAGQLLAKLEDSQFKARLAQSEASLSSVRAQKTTLDAKVVLQQALIAQAQAGVAAARSDLNRAQQQLERAQKLRQKNYSSQDDVDQLASVSNAASARLDEAKAALNARERELAVYQAQLQQVAADVEQAEASVELARLQLADTDIRAPFAGIVGKRGAMVGQYVQPGQALFSLVPDGAVWITANFKETQIQHMQPGQPVQVSLDAFPDHSFNGIIDSLSPASGAKFALLPAENASGNFTKIVQRIPVRIRLDANELAGRVVPGLSAVVSVDTEIATTDAAITAKR from the coding sequence ATGCCCAAGTCCAAAGCCCTCATCATTCTGCCCCTGGTATTGGCACTCGCTGCGGCTGGTGGCTATGGCTGGAGCCAGTTGCGCTTCACCGAAACCACGGACAACGCCTATGTGGAAGCCGACATTTCCCATGTCAGTGCCAAGGTGGCCGGATACCTGGTGGCCTCCAGCATTACCGACAACCAGCATGTGCAGGCCGGCCAATTGCTGGCCAAGCTGGAAGACAGTCAGTTCAAGGCCCGCCTGGCCCAGAGCGAAGCCAGTCTGAGCAGCGTTCGGGCCCAGAAGACCACCCTCGACGCCAAGGTGGTGTTGCAGCAGGCGCTCATAGCCCAGGCGCAGGCCGGGGTGGCTGCGGCCCGTTCCGATCTCAACCGGGCCCAGCAGCAGCTGGAGCGGGCCCAGAAGCTGAGACAAAAGAATTACAGCTCCCAGGATGACGTGGATCAGCTGGCTTCGGTCAGTAATGCGGCCAGTGCCCGTCTTGACGAGGCCAAGGCTGCCCTGAATGCCCGCGAGCGGGAATTGGCGGTATACCAGGCGCAGCTGCAGCAGGTGGCTGCCGATGTGGAGCAGGCCGAGGCCAGTGTTGAATTGGCCAGGCTGCAGTTGGCCGATACCGATATCCGGGCGCCCTTTGCCGGGATTGTCGGCAAGCGCGGAGCCATGGTGGGGCAGTATGTCCAACCGGGCCAGGCGCTGTTCAGTTTGGTGCCGGATGGCGCAGTGTGGATCACGGCGAACTTTAAGGAGACCCAGATCCAGCACATGCAGCCAGGACAGCCGGTGCAGGTGTCACTCGATGCGTTTCCCGACCATTCCTTCAATGGAATCATTGACAGTCTGTCACCGGCGTCCGGCGCCAAATTTGCCCTGTTGCCCGCCGAAAATGCCAGCGGCAACTTCACCAAGATAGTGCAGCGTATTCCGGTGCGTATTCGGCTTGATGCCAATGAACTGGCCGGGAGAGTGGTGCCGGGCCTGAGCGCCGTGGTGTCTGTGGATACCGAAATCGCGACCACGGATGCCGCTATCACGGCCAAGCGTTGA